The Streptomyces sp. NBC_01255 genome window below encodes:
- a CDS encoding excinuclease ABC subunit UvrA, with product MNHPVAADSHHVIQVRGARENNLKNVDVDLPKRRLTVFTGVSGSGKSSLVFGTIAAESQRLINETYSAFLQSFMPSLSRPDVDGLHNLSAAIVVDQERMGANSRSTVGTATDAYTMLRIVFSRLGTPHVGTSGAFSFNLPEGMCPRCEGVGQVSDIDVDELVDRTKSLNEGALTVPGYAVDSWMWQIIAHSGFFDPDKKLADFTEQEWEDFLHKPSCKVKVGSNNFTYEGLVVKLQRTVLSKDRESMQAHIRAFVDRAVVFRTCPECEGTRLTRAALSSRIEGVNIAECSAMQISDLAAFIRKIEDPSVAPLLASLRELLDSLVEIGLGYLSLDRSSGTLSGGEAQRVKMVRHLGSPLTDVTYVFDEPTTGLHPHDIQRMNDLLLRLRDKGNTVLVVEHKPEVVEIADHVVDLGPRAGTAGGEICYSGNVAGLRGSGTLTGDHLAHRAKLRPEVRTGTGSLTITGANQHNLKDVSVEIPTGVLTVVTGVAGSGKSSLIHGNLPGRAGVVVADQSPIRGSRRSNPATYTGLLAPIRTAFAKANGVKAALFSANSEGACPHCNGLGLVYTDLAIAAGVASVCEACEGKRFTAEVLTYELDGKNIHEVLSMSIEEAYDFFTALGAKSQARTILGRLKDVGLGYLRLGQPLNTLSGGERQRLKLAIHMAEKAAVYVLDEPTTGLHLADVDQLLALLDRLVEAGNTVVVIEHHQAVMAHADWLIDLGPGAGHDGGHIVFEGTPGRLVEKGDTLTARHLREYVGG from the coding sequence ATGAACCACCCCGTCGCAGCGGACAGCCACCACGTCATCCAGGTCCGCGGGGCCCGGGAGAACAACCTCAAGAACGTCGACGTCGACCTCCCCAAGCGCCGCCTCACCGTCTTCACCGGGGTCTCGGGCTCCGGGAAGTCCTCGCTCGTCTTCGGCACCATCGCCGCCGAGTCGCAGCGCCTGATCAACGAGACCTACAGCGCCTTCCTCCAGTCCTTCATGCCGTCCCTGTCCCGCCCGGACGTCGACGGCCTGCACAACCTGAGCGCGGCGATCGTCGTCGACCAGGAGCGGATGGGCGCCAACTCCCGCTCCACCGTGGGCACCGCCACCGACGCGTACACGATGCTGCGGATCGTCTTCAGCCGCCTCGGCACCCCGCACGTCGGCACCTCGGGCGCCTTCTCCTTCAACCTGCCCGAGGGCATGTGCCCGCGCTGCGAGGGCGTCGGCCAGGTCTCCGACATCGACGTCGACGAGCTCGTCGACCGCACGAAGTCCCTCAACGAGGGCGCCCTCACCGTGCCGGGCTACGCCGTCGACTCCTGGATGTGGCAGATCATCGCCCACTCCGGTTTCTTCGACCCCGACAAGAAGCTCGCGGACTTCACCGAGCAGGAGTGGGAGGACTTCCTCCACAAGCCGTCCTGCAAGGTGAAGGTCGGCAGCAACAACTTCACCTACGAGGGCCTCGTGGTGAAGCTCCAGCGCACGGTCCTCTCCAAGGACCGCGAGTCCATGCAGGCCCACATCCGCGCCTTCGTCGACCGGGCCGTCGTCTTCCGCACCTGCCCCGAGTGCGAGGGCACCCGGCTCACCCGGGCCGCGCTGTCCTCCCGTATCGAGGGGGTCAACATCGCCGAGTGCTCGGCGATGCAGATCAGCGACCTCGCCGCGTTCATCCGGAAGATCGAGGACCCCTCGGTCGCCCCGCTCCTCGCGAGCCTCCGCGAACTGCTCGACTCGCTCGTCGAGATCGGCCTCGGCTACCTCTCCCTCGACCGGTCCTCCGGCACGCTCTCCGGCGGCGAGGCCCAGCGCGTGAAGATGGTCCGCCACCTCGGCTCGCCCCTCACCGACGTCACGTACGTCTTCGACGAGCCGACCACCGGGCTCCACCCGCACGACATCCAGCGGATGAACGACCTGCTCCTCCGCCTGCGCGACAAGGGCAACACCGTCCTCGTCGTCGAGCACAAGCCCGAGGTCGTCGAGATCGCCGACCACGTCGTGGACCTCGGGCCGCGCGCCGGGACCGCGGGCGGCGAGATCTGCTACAGCGGGAACGTGGCGGGCCTGCGCGGCTCCGGCACCCTCACCGGCGACCACCTCGCGCACCGGGCGAAGCTCCGCCCCGAGGTACGGACCGGGACCGGCTCCCTCACCATCACGGGCGCGAACCAGCACAACCTCAAGGACGTGAGCGTCGAGATCCCCACCGGGGTCCTGACCGTCGTCACGGGCGTGGCCGGCTCCGGCAAGTCCTCCCTGATCCACGGCAACCTGCCGGGCCGCGCAGGGGTCGTCGTCGCCGACCAGTCCCCCATCCGCGGCTCGCGCCGCTCGAACCCGGCGACGTACACCGGGCTCCTCGCCCCGATCCGTACGGCCTTCGCCAAGGCCAACGGCGTCAAGGCGGCGCTCTTCAGCGCCAACTCGGAAGGCGCCTGCCCGCACTGCAACGGCCTCGGGCTCGTCTACACCGACCTGGCGATCGCGGCGGGCGTGGCCTCGGTCTGCGAGGCGTGCGAGGGCAAGCGGTTCACCGCCGAGGTCCTCACGTACGAGCTGGACGGGAAGAACATCCACGAGGTCCTGTCGATGTCGATCGAGGAGGCGTACGACTTCTTCACGGCCCTCGGGGCGAAGAGCCAGGCCCGCACGATCCTCGGCCGGCTGAAGGACGTCGGCCTCGGCTACCTCCGCCTCGGCCAGCCCCTCAACACCCTCTCCGGCGGCGAGCGCCAGCGTCTCAAGCTCGCCATCCACATGGCGGAGAAGGCCGCCGTCTACGTCCTCGACGAGCCCACCACCGGCCTCCACCTGGCCGACGTCGACCAGCTCCTCGCGCTCCTCGACCGCCTCGTCGAGGCCGGCAACACGGTCGTCGTGATCGAGCACCACCAGGCGGTCATGGCCCACGCCGACTGGCTGATCGACCTCGGCCCGGGCGCGGGCCACGACGGCGGCCACATCGTCTTCGAGGGCACCCCCGGCCGGCTCGTCGAGAAGGGCGACACCCTGACCGCCCGCCACCTGCGGGAGTACGTGGGCGGCTGA
- a CDS encoding RBBP9/YdeN family alpha/beta hydrolase, translating to MTTYLILHGFQNHRPPGHWQHWLAGELRARGHEVRYPQLPEADAPVLEDWLAALEEHGERPADGEFVVLAHSLSVLLWLRAGERRPDADRVLLVAPPSPPVTASIPAIAAFADGLDLAEKGLAETGLAETGVRARLVYGDGDPYCPEGADVHYGTPLGLDTDHVPGGAHLNPDSGYGEWSSVLEWCENPAARVKGR from the coding sequence ATGACCACGTATCTGATCCTGCACGGCTTCCAGAACCACCGTCCGCCGGGTCACTGGCAGCACTGGCTCGCCGGGGAGCTGCGGGCGCGCGGGCACGAGGTGCGCTACCCGCAGCTGCCCGAGGCCGACGCGCCCGTCCTGGAGGACTGGCTCGCCGCCCTGGAGGAGCACGGTGAGCGGCCGGCCGACGGGGAGTTCGTGGTGCTCGCGCACAGCCTGTCCGTGCTGCTGTGGCTGCGGGCCGGGGAGCGGCGGCCGGACGCCGACCGGGTGCTGCTCGTCGCCCCGCCCTCACCGCCGGTGACCGCGTCGATCCCGGCGATCGCCGCGTTCGCCGACGGGCTCGACCTCGCGGAGAAGGGCCTGGCGGAGACGGGCCTGGCGGAGACGGGCGTACGGGCACGGCTCGTGTACGGGGACGGGGATCCGTACTGCCCCGAGGGCGCGGACGTCCACTACGGCACCCCGCTCGGCCTCGACACGGACCACGTCCCGGGCGGCGCGCACCTCAACCCCGACTCGGGATACGGGGAATGGTCCTCGGTCCTGGAGTGGTGCGAGAACCCGGCGGCCCGCGTCAAGGGTCGGTAG
- the pip gene encoding prolyl aminopeptidase, translating to MHPETAPYDQSLLDVGDGNLIHWEVSGNPAGRPALVVHGGPGSGSSPHNRRFFDPEAYRLVLFDQRGCGRSTPHASDPAADMSVNTTAHLVADMERLREHLGIDRWLLFGGSWGSTLILAYAEAHPERVTEIVITAVTTTRRSEIAWLYEGAGRFFPEAHDRFRAGADGAEDLVRAEDMVAAYSALMNHPERAVREKAAADWCAWEDTVLSMEGKGTPYTDRVDDARLAFVRICAHYFAHGGWLPEGALIRDAHRLAGIPGVLVHGRLDMAGPPTTAWELSRAWPGAELHMIEDAGHLGGERTRDLILSAMDRFAKG from the coding sequence ATGCACCCCGAGACCGCACCCTACGACCAGAGCCTGCTCGACGTGGGCGACGGCAACCTCATCCACTGGGAGGTCTCCGGCAACCCGGCGGGCCGGCCCGCGCTCGTCGTGCACGGCGGGCCGGGCTCCGGGTCATCCCCGCACAACCGGCGGTTCTTCGACCCGGAGGCGTACCGGCTCGTCCTCTTCGACCAGCGCGGCTGCGGGCGCTCCACCCCGCACGCGAGCGACCCGGCCGCCGACATGTCCGTGAACACCACCGCGCACCTGGTCGCCGACATGGAGCGGCTGCGCGAGCACCTCGGGATCGACCGCTGGCTGCTGTTCGGCGGCTCCTGGGGCTCCACGCTGATCCTGGCGTACGCGGAGGCGCACCCCGAGCGCGTGACGGAGATCGTCATCACGGCCGTCACGACCACCCGCCGCTCCGAGATCGCCTGGCTGTACGAGGGCGCCGGCCGCTTCTTCCCGGAGGCCCACGACCGCTTCCGGGCCGGGGCCGACGGGGCGGAGGACCTGGTGAGGGCGGAGGACATGGTGGCCGCCTACTCCGCCCTGATGAACCACCCCGAACGGGCCGTACGGGAGAAGGCCGCGGCCGACTGGTGCGCCTGGGAGGACACGGTGCTCTCCATGGAGGGCAAGGGCACCCCGTACACCGACCGGGTCGACGACGCCCGGCTCGCCTTCGTCCGGATCTGCGCGCACTACTTCGCCCACGGCGGCTGGCTGCCGGAGGGCGCGCTGATCCGCGACGCGCACCGGCTCGCCGGCATCCCCGGCGTCCTGGTCCACGGCCGGCTCGACATGGCAGGCCCGCCCACCACGGCCTGGGAACTGTCCCGCGCCTGGCCGGGCGCCGAACTGCACATGATCGAGGACGCCGGGCACCTGGGCGGCGAACGGACCCGGGACCTGATCCTTTCGGCCATGGACCGCTTCGCGAAGGGATGA
- a CDS encoding HhH-GPD-type base excision DNA repair protein: MSSQARPEIHLAQQPEADALLGRSPLAALVGMLLDQQVPMEWAFSGPYTIASRLGADDLDAHEIAARDPEEFAALLSEKPAVHRFPGSMAQRVQQLCRFLVEEYGGDAEAVWADAATGKELLARLEALPGFGKQKAQIFLALLGKQYGVRPPGWREAAGPYGEQGAYRSAADITGPESLVKVRAHKQEMKAAAKAAKAAKDPKPSGNR, from the coding sequence ATGAGTTCCCAGGCAAGGCCCGAGATCCATCTCGCCCAGCAGCCCGAGGCCGACGCCCTGCTCGGGCGTTCGCCGCTCGCCGCGCTCGTCGGCATGCTCCTGGACCAGCAGGTCCCGATGGAGTGGGCGTTCTCCGGCCCGTACACGATCGCCTCGCGGCTCGGGGCGGACGATCTCGACGCACACGAGATCGCCGCCCGCGACCCGGAGGAGTTCGCCGCGCTGCTCTCCGAGAAGCCGGCCGTGCACCGGTTTCCCGGGTCGATGGCCCAGCGCGTGCAGCAGCTCTGCCGCTTCCTGGTCGAGGAGTACGGGGGCGACGCCGAGGCCGTCTGGGCGGACGCGGCGACCGGGAAGGAGCTGCTCGCGCGGCTCGAAGCGCTGCCGGGCTTCGGGAAGCAGAAGGCGCAGATCTTCCTGGCGCTGCTCGGCAAGCAGTACGGGGTGCGGCCCCCGGGCTGGCGGGAGGCGGCGGGGCCGTACGGCGAGCAGGGCGCGTACCGCTCGGCCGCCGACATCACCGGGCCGGAGTCGCTCGTGAAGGTGCGCGCGCACAAGCAGGAGATGAAGGCGGCAGCGAAGGCGGCAAAAGCCGCCAAGGATCCCAAACCGTCCGGGAATCGATAA
- a CDS encoding M28 family metallopeptidase, with protein sequence MNATQRRAAAILAAAALATPLVLSSPATAGQDPAAAPARDAAKLAKKLVRETSGKDAFKHLQMFQAIADSSGGHRAAGTLGHDASAAYVYTQLKKAGYNVSYQKFEFLYTQTLAEKGSVVSPAPRTLDVKAMTYTKSTPVGGITAALAAVPVDADGTTGCEPGDYASGTFTGKIALIKRGGCSFAIKQEQAAAAGATAALVYNNVEGALSGTLGDPAAGKLPTGGLTLAEGTALAADLAKGPVSLSLEIRQLQEKRSTNNVIAETKGGNAANTVMLGSHLDSVTAGPGINDNGSGSAGLLQTALELAQSKDKVRNKVRFAWWSAEENGLLGSDHYVKNLTALDKSEIKLYLNFDMIASPNYGLFVYDGDNSDNVGEGAGPTGSAQLERDITDFMDKNGVPNEGTDFSGRSDYGPFIKVGIPSGGTFTGAEGIKTAAQAAKFGGTAGVAYDVNYHAKGDDLKNVNMKAFDVNIDVIANAVGTYAHDISSLRKPVVSVPTTGGTGSGGGLHDDHHEVTE encoded by the coding sequence GTGAACGCAACCCAGCGCCGTGCCGCGGCCATCCTGGCCGCTGCCGCCCTCGCCACCCCGCTGGTCCTCTCCTCTCCCGCCACCGCCGGCCAGGACCCCGCGGCCGCACCGGCCCGCGATGCCGCCAAGCTGGCGAAGAAGCTGGTCCGCGAGACGTCCGGCAAGGACGCCTTCAAGCACCTGCAGATGTTCCAGGCGATAGCCGACTCGTCCGGCGGCCACCGCGCGGCCGGCACGCTCGGGCACGACGCCTCCGCCGCGTACGTGTACACGCAGCTCAAGAAGGCCGGCTACAACGTCTCGTACCAGAAGTTCGAGTTCCTCTACACGCAGACGCTCGCCGAGAAGGGCTCCGTCGTCTCCCCGGCGCCCCGCACGCTCGACGTCAAGGCGATGACGTACACCAAGTCCACCCCGGTCGGCGGCATCACCGCGGCCCTCGCGGCCGTGCCCGTCGACGCCGACGGCACCACCGGCTGCGAGCCGGGCGACTACGCCTCCGGCACCTTCACCGGCAAGATCGCGCTGATCAAGCGCGGTGGCTGCTCCTTCGCGATCAAGCAGGAGCAGGCCGCCGCGGCCGGCGCCACCGCCGCCCTGGTCTACAACAACGTCGAAGGCGCCCTCTCCGGCACCCTCGGCGACCCGGCCGCCGGGAAGCTCCCGACCGGCGGTCTCACCCTGGCCGAGGGCACGGCGCTCGCCGCCGACCTCGCCAAGGGGCCGGTCTCGCTCTCCCTGGAGATCCGCCAGCTCCAGGAGAAGCGTTCCACCAACAACGTCATCGCGGAGACCAAGGGCGGCAACGCCGCCAACACCGTGATGCTCGGCTCGCACCTCGACTCCGTCACCGCCGGCCCCGGCATCAACGACAACGGCTCGGGCTCCGCCGGTCTTCTCCAGACCGCCCTGGAGCTCGCCCAGTCGAAGGACAAGGTCCGCAACAAGGTCCGCTTCGCCTGGTGGTCCGCGGAGGAGAACGGCCTCCTCGGCTCCGACCACTACGTCAAGAACCTCACCGCGCTCGACAAGAGCGAGATCAAGCTCTACCTCAACTTCGACATGATCGCCTCGCCGAACTACGGCCTCTTCGTCTACGACGGCGACAACTCGGACAACGTCGGCGAGGGCGCGGGCCCCACGGGCTCCGCCCAGCTGGAGCGCGACATCACCGACTTCATGGACAAGAACGGGGTCCCGAACGAGGGCACCGACTTCTCCGGCCGCTCCGACTACGGCCCGTTCATCAAGGTCGGCATCCCCTCCGGCGGCACCTTCACCGGCGCCGAGGGCATCAAGACCGCCGCCCAGGCCGCCAAGTTCGGCGGCACGGCGGGTGTCGCGTACGACGTGAACTACCACGCCAAGGGCGACGACCTGAAGAACGTCAACATGAAGGCCTTCGACGTGAACATCGACGTCATCGCCAACGCCGTGGGCACGTACGCCCACGACATCTCCTCCCTGCGCAAGCCGGTCGTCTCCGTCCCGACCACCGGCGGCACGGGCAGCGGCGGCGGCCTGCACGACGACCACCACGAGGTCACCGAGTAA